The window GAGCATTTTTATTAGTGATGATAATATTTGTGTATCTACTGATTCTTTTCCTTCTCGGTTCATGATTAAAagtctattttttatttcattagatgtgtcgaatatatatatatgtagaaatTTGGGTCTTCTATCATCAAGTGGTAAAAGTGATCCTATACTATGATAATTTTTACCATGAACCTTAAAGCAAAAAGGACCACCATAGTTTAGTATTGAATAATCTATGTCACCACCCATAGAACACATAGACAATAAAGAATTGAAAATTCTAATATTGTTCCTAAATGAAGGATCACATAACAAATTTTTCAAGACTATTGGCGGATCCTGAATTTTGAGTAATTTAATGCGACCTTGTTTACAAAATATAGTAAGTAACGGACGTTTGGTTATTCGATCTTTTTCAGTACTTTCATCAAACCATACTAAAGCATTACTATCACAGCAACACAttagttgtttttgttttaattttgatCATTGCCTCCATATCAATTTTACAATtattgaaatttattattagtgaactaaaatttaaataatatttaaatcattaaatttagtttttaatcacGTTAAAATTAATTACTTTACATAAAACACATccaatatattttctatatattcatcatattttctatatattcgTCATATTTTCGTTTTCGCGAATCTAATAAAAACTATTGATTAAATAATCTTTTAGTAGATaaatatgaacaaaaaaaatttaaacaaaccTTTAGACAATTtcaatatatatgtttgtttctCAATTTTAGCAGCTCCTTTTATATCCAAAACCATATCAACACAATCTGTAAAAATAATGAAGAAAGGATTATtagtatttaatataaaatgcaaattattaaaaaatatatgtatattaaatcaaataaaGTTAATTATTACTTGTGTCACTTGTTTTTAAGGATAGTCCTAcaataaaaacttaaattaaatttatttacttcaatatggaaaatttattaaattcataaaactatttTCACCTTGCTCATTATAAAACTTTGGTAACATAAATTTCTCATGTGTAACAAAACTATTGGAATTAGTTTTTTTGAAGACCTGACATTTTCTGTAATTCAAGTGtttaaacaaaataacataaaaattataagttGTATATACAATATTCAACTTAACATCACTTTAGCAAATgcataaaacaaataaacacaGAATTCTTAATAtgcatattttaatttttttcatattttaatttttttgtataatcAAATATGCATATACGGATGAAACCGTTTTAAAGGGTGTTCATGATTTATTTTCTAAGACGTTCGGGAACGTACAGTCTCGTAATCTCGTTAGTACGGCATCATAATGATACCGATACACTTTAACGAGTGTTTAATAATTATTTGAATCACTAGAATCATATGATGCCGTAAAAGCTTTTTCGGTTCGGTAATtgtctttttttactttttcttaaCAACGTTAAACCATTACGTTTGGTTTCATTTGATTATACTATTAATCCTAACACACTTATTTTTTCTATCCTCTACCAATCTAGCAATCACTATTCAGTCGTCAACGGTCGCAAGTTGCATTGTTATCCTATTGATATTATCCTTCAAGCCTTCCATCTCTTCATCTCTCCACTTTAATGAAATTAAAAGAGGAGCCCATTGCAGTCAGCATAAACCACTACCGGAAATAGCAATAGTTACATCCAAAAAGGGTAATAGATTCGAAAGAAATGGACGTGGAGAGATCAACAATTGTGACTTTGAAAGAAGGGATGGTAATATATCAACAATTCAATAACGAACACTTGCGAGTTGCTATTGTTAATCTATAGTCATCATCATCCTTGTTGTCTTTTCCAAAAAGCATACCTtaacaataattaaaaagatGAAAGAATAAGAAACAAGATGTAAGAATAATTCTGCTGTAAGAACTTCAATATATAGATCCTGAAAAGGTACATGTGTTGTTTGAAAAGGAAACATTTCAAAGAAGAGTTACGATCAAATAATgctttcaaacaaaaaaatattttaagaccattagataaaaaaaaagccaATTATGACCATCACATTGTAATTCTTCagatttttaaattacaaaaatgtatgTTTGTCAAAGGATGTATTGTGTAAATAATGAAAGGTATTTTTTTCAAGGGATgcgttttaaaaaagaaaagataattgTTCTAAGAATTATAAAAAGGTATGTATGTCCAAAGATGTGTTGTTTAGGTAATGAAAATGTATGATTTTTAAAGGATGTATtgtttaaaaagataaaatgttCAATGAAGAGTTGCCAAATGTAAATTTTTGATGACTTCAGCAAAAGTATTATATGATCCTtagatcataaaaaaaaattatgaccaTTGGATTAGATGTGTTGTTTAAATAATGAAAAGGTATGTCTTTTAAGGGATGTGttggttaaaaataatttttttctaaaaattataaaaaggcATGTATGTCAACGGAAGTGTTGTTTAAGTAATGAAAATGTATGGTTCTTAAATTATGTATtgtttaaaaagataaatgttCAATGAAGAGttaccaaatatatttttttatgacaTCAGCAAAATTATTATACGACCGTtagttcataaaaaaaattatgaccattggattagaattttttttactatgaAAGAAAGATGATGTGAGCAAGTACACAAAATCAGTTTGTTATTGTATATAGATTAATATTTGAAGAATAAAAGTCTTGATGCTTATGTGCATGTCATAACACATATGTAAAATTGTATCATATCTTCAATTTTAGCGTAGTTGCTATGTGAAAGGATGTATCAATATAATagtaaacataatatttttgtatgaACGAAAATGTTTGAAATTCTTTCTCCCACACGAcattgagaagaagaaaatgcactttctctaataaatatatgtgaTAAATTTGCCAAAAAGATTGACGTTAAACTACATATATGCTTGATTCAGTCAAActttttcaaagaaaattttttaatcataaaactCTTAAGAATATCTAAATAAAATGACTAGAACACAACATGACTGCAGACTAAGAATTACCTAACTTGCAGATCCAAGATCAGACTCTAACCCTTCTTACTACAGCTTTAGAAGACTCGCAAGTGAAGAACCAAATAAAATTGGAGGTTTGTTTCCTTCTCTTAAAGTGTATATCGGTGCTTCGCTTGTTATATTCTCTATAAAAAAATCATGCTTAAGAAAATTTTGTTAAGGCAGAGGATCTATAGGAACAATTTTGTAGTTTTGCTACATTAATATAAGCTGAATGAATCTAAGTACCTTTTCAGTGGCAAAAAACTACTACTTCTTAGGGTCAACTTGTTGCCCAACTCGGACATATAATTTAGTGTGACGATCAAGAATGAAGATATCTTCAGTGATTTGATCATTTTCAGTGAAGCTGAAGATCGCTGTAACCTATACATagtaataaaagaaagaaagaaaagcctCAATAAGTATTCGAGACGTGGGAAAATATAACATGAATATAGCTTATAAAATCAAAACCATTTATCACATTTATATTTTCTGGTAAGATGTGCAACATCTACAAGACAATCAACGATTAACAAAACCCtccataaaatatatatgataatatttaaaaaaaattcacttaTTTCAGGTACAATTTTAGTGGACAGctcaaaacaaaaaccaaaaagaaagcTAAAAATGACAATAATGTGACAGTTTGAAAGTCAATTCGACTTAGTGGGAACTACACAAGttcaattatttattatcaaGCAAGACGAACCTTTAGATGACGCCAGATAAGAGTTAAATGATActtatatctttatatatcaggtaagaaaatttgttgtatcGTTAAAGAGGATGCTTGGCATTCTTGTATCTTCATGTACTACCATTTTAGTTACACTTATCCCAACACTGAGATGAACAAAAGAAATATACAATACGAAGATGAGATCAGAGTTACTGCAACAAAAGCATTAGTAACATATTTTTCGAGTGGATATCCAAGTACCTAATTTAAAAATGTGAGTCATTTGAGATCATTAAATGAAAAGTAAGAGTTACATTAGGTTGAAGAAAACAAAGAGTAACATTTGGTTGCGGATTACAATAGTTATAATTGATATTGTTATTAGGTTGCCATAGAAGTTACTGCATCAAACTTACATTACAAACAAATAAAGCAATTAATGAGATCTAGAACGTTACCTAAATGTTCTTCAATTAGTGCAGTGGAAGCTCAGATTGCATCcagattgtggtgatgacattgGGGAACAAACAACATCGACGACTCTTAGCGGTTTTTGCCCTGATAGTGATGGGAACACCCGATACATAAAAGTTATGGAGCAATCTGATGGGATCATCACCTTTCAATCCTATGCGTCTCTTCTTCACTTCGTGATTGGATAGAACTTAAGTGTAGTGACGATTTTCCTTTCCTAGAGGGAATTGTACAACAACAAAGAGAACCAACTAGGTATAATTTCATGattagttaatatttataagaagATATCAAAGCTATTAATGAAGACCATAATATATATTCAAGATAGTGTTTATTAGAAGGAAAAATGATTGCTAGCTACATGGACTATTAACCACCACATGGCTAGTCATGCAGACTGAACAAATGTATATCTAGCTACATGAAGTATATGTTATACATGACAACATCCCTCAACTTAATGATGTTATGGAATTAACATCACAAGCTTAATTTCATTAATCCAAAAAGTGACATGGACGTCTGTGACATTAACTCCATTTAATTCTCTCATACAGTTTTGGAATAGATTTCATTATCGAAATCATAAAAGAATATGTAACACATAAAACCAATGAATCAATCTTCAATTTAACAGAATAGCACAACAAAAGAGCTCAAATAAAGTAACATTAAAGGTCTGTTTTATGCTGTATCTTTAAGTGGTAAGAGGGATGAAGCTTATTAATAATCTGGCAATCAAATACAACATATTTCAACCTCAATTCTTCTTTAACATTCGCTATTAAACtctatgaaaaagaaaaaaatcagttaACTAAGAGAAActatatttctataaaacaaTTACCTAGGACTTGACAAGCTCAACaactattttcaaaaaaacCGATAGAATCAATTTAAATTGAGACAGTGTTTCAAACAAACAATAGCGGAACTTTGAATGAATTTGGACCAAACAACGCGATAATCATACCGACTAATGTTAGATTTATTCCAGGTGATAAAATAACCCTTAACGATCAAATCTTTTCATAGACCACTCGGCTGTTGATGCCTAGGCATGGGGATTCGAGATTTTGGGTCGGGTTCAGATCGGTTCTTTTCAAGTCCGTATCTTTCGGTTACTAGACACTTGGATCCAATTAGATATTTGGAAATTTTTGGTTTGGATTCGAGTCGGTTCCTTTCGTATACGGATTGATTAagatctataattaaaatacctataaaatatttataattttctaggTCTGTAACGAGCCGGGTTCAAGTATTTATTATCAAAAAACTCAAATAACCAAAACTTCATCAAAATTAGCTAATTCATCATATTTATCGAAAGTtctaaaaataaccaaaaaaattattaataatcaagTTAGGCAgtttaaactctaaatttgccatttaaaattttacactaattgaaaatattacaaaaataataataaatattgcaaacgaaaatataatacaattaaatcataaattaaatatataaactagtCTTGGATATTCACATTTTTGATCAGAtataaattgatttttatttggttgagTCTATTCGAGTCAGTTATTTTTTGATTTGGATTTATTCgtgtcagttttttttttgggtttttgtttttggtagaAAATTTTTAAACCCAGTTAAATACTTGTATATTTTTGTTCGGTTTCGAATCAAGTATTTTCCAAGGTTTGGATGGGTGGGGAAAATTCTTTTGATGCGCTTCAAATTTTTAGACATTGCCTAAaaggctaaaatatatatagattcttATATGTAAAATCGAAATTGTTATCAGGCACGGTAACGTTCATGATAATTACAGTAAATCCGCAAATAGTCGATGTCACGTGTCAAAAAGGATTGCATTCAGTCAACAGTGATAAAGCAAGTGTCAACTGCACTCCGAAGCGGGTTGAAGATATTTAGTCCTGGTTAGATCCATTCTGAACCACGTTCTGAAGATGAACTAAAGTTGGATTTGTGTTTTAGTAAAATTACAAACAGAAATTGTGTGGGACTGTACATTCCATTCcacacacaaaagaaaaaaagaaactaattttAATTGCCGACtgaataataataaagattatCATCGAAAGACACGTACACCGACTTGGGCTCCTGACACTTAAAAGGCCTTATATATCTTCAAGTTGtccatttataaaaataaaaagccaGCTGGCACTAAAAATACAGCAAAAATACAAAACAGAAGAAAATTCCATTCCATTCCCTTCGGGTTTTCTTCCCCTTCCTCTCGACGACAaagataaaaactaaaaactatctATTCAGACCTTTGCTCGAACACTCTCCGTAAGTTTCTTCCCTCTCGATCCCCTAATTCCGGTTCACCGATTCGCTGTCCTTGTCCCGATCTGAACTAATTCGATTCTTATAAACTTTTGTTATCCGGAAATGCTTCGTGGAATCATTTCTGTGATGATTAggaaaatttgatttatttcaTCTCTTACTTGATTTTTGATTCGTGTATAGTCACGGCATGTcggatttttgaatttttgtaatAACATATTTTCTAGGGTTGCCTAAGTAGTTTTAGTTTcgattaattttagtttttcatcCTTTTTTTCAGCCAAAGCTGAGTCAACCATACATAAAGGAGCCGAGTCGTTAAAGAACAAAATGGCATGTAGAGGTTGTTTGGAGTGTTTGCTAAAGTTACTCAACTTTCTTCTGGCGGTTGCTGGACTTGGCATGATTGGTTATGGTATCTACTTGTTTGTCGAGTACCAGAGAGCAACCGATAACAACTCTCTTAACTTCACTCGCGACGACCAAAGTCACGTCTCTTTCGGGAGGCCCATGCTTATGTCTCTCGCTCTCTCTTCCAATGTCTTTGACAATCTCCCCAAAGCTtggtatgtatgtatatatgtgtTTTACTAGTTATTTTTTCTGTGTCCCAAAAAACATAATCTTGGTCACGTGAAACTGAACTGCAGGTTCATCTACTTGTTCATTGGTATCGGCGTGGCCCTGTTTGTTATTTCATGCTGTGGCTGTGTTGGTACTTGTTCCAGGAACGTCTGCTGCTTATCTTGTGTATCCTGGCTCACCATGCTTCTCTTTGATTTGTTTGCTCTTGTGAATCTGTCATTATTACTACCTTATTTATTGTCATTGCTACTACTCTCTGCTTTACAAACAACCTTTTAGATTCCTTAATTGAGATTAGTACTCTCTGCTTCTCATCTTGTTGATCTTGGCGGAGCTTGGAGCTGCTGCGTTTATCTTCTTCGACAACAGCTGGAGAGATGTGAGTGTTCTGAAGTCAGGACTGTACTCAATTCTTAGCTAACCATTTTGTATATCTGTTCTCTAGGAAATTCCTTCTGACAGGACTGGAAACTTCGATACTATCTATAACTTCCTCAGAGAAAACTGGAACATTGTGAGATGGGTAGCTCTAGGAGCCGTTGTTTTCGAGGTAAGAGCAAGCAAACTTTTGATATcagtattaaatatttttgatgaataaaactTGTCTGCAAAACTCTCttgaaaaatttaatatccCTGTCTACTCAGAATATTGCAATGGAAACATACTATCACCTCTAAAAACTCTTAATGCTGTCTTGTTTACTCGCAGGCTTTGCTTTTCTTGCTTGCCCTTATGGTTAGGGCAGCTAATACACCAGCGGAGTATGACAGTGATGACGAGTTTATTACTCCACCGAGGCAGATCAGGCAGCCATTTATCAACCGCCAACCCGCCCCTGTTACTGGTGTCCCAGTCGCTCCTACTTTAGACCAACGCCCGAGCCGCAGTGACCCTTGGAGTGCACGTATGAGGGAGAAGGTAACATGATTAAATTGCTTAAAAGCTTTTGAAACAACAATTGAAAAGAAACGAGATA is drawn from Brassica rapa cultivar Chiifu-401-42 chromosome A05, CAAS_Brap_v3.01, whole genome shotgun sequence and contains these coding sequences:
- the LOC103874745 gene encoding tobamovirus multiplication protein 2A, encoding MACRGCLECLLKLLNFLLAVAGLGMIGYGIYLFVEYQRATDNNSLNFTRDDQSHVSFGRPMLMSLALSSNVFDNLPKAWFIYLFIGIGVALFVISCCGCVGTCSRNVCCLSCYSLLLILLILAELGAAAFIFFDNSWRDEIPSDRTGNFDTIYNFLRENWNIVRWVALGAVVFEALLFLLALMVRAANTPAEYDSDDEFITPPRQIRQPFINRQPAPVTGVPVAPTLDQRPSRSDPWSARMREKYGLDTSEFTYNPSESHRFQQMPTQPNEEKGRCTIM